DNA from Streptosporangiales bacterium:
GAGGTGTGACGGCATGCGGGACGCGGGAGCCGCCAGGGCGGCGATGGTCGAACGCCTGCGCGCCCAGGGGATCGCCGACCCGCGCGTCCTGGCGGCGATGGGGGAGATCCCGCGCGAGCGTTTCGTTCCCGCCGACGTGGCGGCGCAGGCGTACGAGGACGTCCCGTTGCCGATCGGCGAGGGCCAGACGATCTCGGCCCCGTGGATCGTCGCGTTCACCACCGAGGTCCTCCGTCTCACCGACCGCTCGCACTGTCTGGAGATCGGCACCGGCTCCGGGTATGCGGCCGCGGTCCTGTCCCGGTGCTGCGCGACCGTGGTGACGGTCGAGCGGCACCGTCCACTCGCGGAGCGTGCGGAGCGGGTGCTCGCCGAGGTCGGCTGCGACAACGTCGAGGTGCGCGTCGGCAACGGCATCCACGGTGCCGCCGACCACGCGCCGTACGACGGCATCGCCGTGACCGCCATGGCCGACCGCCGCCCGCCGCGGGCCCTGCTCGACCAGTTGGCGCCCGACGGCACGCTGGTGTGCCCGGTCGGTCGGCGCAGCCATGGCGACCTGATACGGATCCGCGGCGGACGCCGGGAGCGCCTGGTCCAGGTGGCCTTCGTCCCCCTGGTCGACTCCGACTGAGGGGATGCCGCGCACCTGCTGGGGTCCCCGGTTCTGGTGCCGCCCCCGGCTGGGGTCCCCGGCCGTGGTGCTGGCACCTGCTGGGGTCCCCGGTTGTGGTGCTGGCACCGG
Protein-coding regions in this window:
- a CDS encoding protein-L-isoaspartate(D-aspartate) O-methyltransferase, whose translation is MVERLRAQGIADPRVLAAMGEIPRERFVPADVAAQAYEDVPLPIGEGQTISAPWIVAFTTEVLRLTDRSHCLEIGTGSGYAAAVLSRCCATVVTVERHRPLAERAERVLAEVGCDNVEVRVGNGIHGAADHAPYDGIAVTAMADRRPPRALLDQLAPDGTLVCPVGRRSHGDLIRIRGGRRERLVQVAFVPLVDSD